A part of Melittangium boletus DSM 14713 genomic DNA contains:
- the gatB gene encoding Asp-tRNA(Asn)/Glu-tRNA(Gln) amidotransferase subunit GatB, whose amino-acid sequence MSLSDFQPVIGLEVHAQMLTHTKLFCGCSTAFGAAPNHHTCPVCLGMPGVLPVLNTRVVEYAIRLGLALGCTVKKTSVWSRKNYFYPDMPKGYQITQFDQPICEWGQLSVDTAEGDKTIRVRRIHMEEDAGKSVHDASASETLVDLNRAGVPLLEIVSEPDLRSADEAVDYLKALRDVLVYLGVNDGNMEEGSFRCDANVSVMRKGATAYGQRVELKNINSFRFVKQAIDYEIARQVDLIESGGKIDQETRLYDPNRGETRSMRSKEEAHDYRYFPEPDLPPLHVTDAQLDEAARTLPELPRAKVSRFMSQYGLPAYDAKILCAERPLADYFEAVAQHHTDYKRLSNWCLGELLRLLKDEGGSVTTLRFSTVHFANLLGAVEKGTISANAGKDVFGEMFRTGKEPEAIIEEKGLAQVSDTGAIEAVVDDILAKNADAVEKYRAGKKQMYGFFVGQVMKAMKGKGNPGLVNDLLKKKLGE is encoded by the coding sequence ATGTCGCTGAGCGATTTCCAGCCGGTCATCGGGCTCGAGGTTCATGCCCAGATGCTGACCCATACGAAGCTCTTCTGTGGCTGTTCCACCGCGTTCGGCGCGGCGCCCAACCACCACACCTGCCCGGTGTGCCTGGGCATGCCCGGGGTGCTGCCGGTGCTCAACACGCGCGTGGTGGAGTACGCCATCCGCCTGGGCCTGGCGCTCGGCTGCACGGTGAAGAAGACGAGCGTGTGGAGCCGGAAGAACTACTTCTATCCGGACATGCCCAAGGGCTATCAGATCACCCAGTTCGATCAGCCCATCTGCGAGTGGGGCCAGCTCTCGGTGGACACCGCCGAGGGCGACAAGACGATCCGCGTGCGCCGCATCCACATGGAGGAGGACGCGGGCAAGAGCGTGCACGACGCCTCGGCGAGCGAGACGCTGGTGGACCTGAACCGCGCGGGCGTGCCGCTCCTGGAGATCGTGAGCGAGCCGGACCTGCGCAGCGCGGACGAGGCGGTGGACTACCTCAAGGCGTTGCGCGACGTGCTGGTGTACCTGGGCGTGAACGACGGGAACATGGAGGAGGGCTCGTTCCGCTGTGACGCCAACGTGTCGGTGATGCGCAAGGGCGCCACCGCGTATGGCCAGCGGGTGGAGCTCAAGAACATCAACTCGTTCCGCTTCGTGAAGCAGGCGATCGACTACGAGATCGCGCGGCAGGTGGACCTGATCGAGTCAGGCGGGAAGATCGACCAGGAGACGCGGCTGTACGACCCGAACCGGGGCGAGACGCGCTCGATGCGCTCGAAGGAGGAGGCGCATGATTACCGCTACTTCCCGGAGCCGGACCTGCCGCCCCTGCACGTGACGGACGCGCAGCTCGACGAGGCGGCCCGGACCCTGCCGGAGCTGCCCCGGGCGAAGGTGTCGCGCTTCATGAGCCAGTACGGCCTGCCGGCGTATGACGCGAAGATCCTCTGCGCGGAGCGCCCGCTGGCGGACTACTTCGAGGCGGTGGCGCAGCACCACACGGACTACAAGCGGCTGTCGAACTGGTGCCTCGGCGAACTGTTGCGGCTGCTCAAGGACGAGGGCGGGAGCGTCACCACGCTGCGCTTCTCCACGGTGCACTTCGCGAACCTGCTCGGAGCGGTGGAGAAGGGGACCATCTCGGCGAACGCGGGCAAGGACGTGTTCGGGGAGATGTTCCGCACGGGCAAGGAGCCGGAGGCCATCATCGAGGAGAAGGGCCTCGCGCAGGTGAGCGACACCGGGGCCATCGAGGCGGTGGTGGACGACATCCTCGCGAAGAACGCGGACGCGGTGGAGAAGTACCGGGCGGGCAAGAAGCAGATGTACGGCTTCTTCGTGGGCCAGGTGATGAAGGCCATGAAGGGCAAGGGCAACCCTGGCCTGGTGAACGACCTGCTCAAGAAGAAGCTCGGCGAGTAG
- a CDS encoding isopenicillin N synthase family dioxygenase translates to MSRAPRRIPLVNLSHYRSGNSEERARFVRVFGEALQEFGFVSVEGHGIEDGLIRRTYADVEAFFRQGDAVKHRYHVPEFGGQRGYTPFGREHAKNRTVGDLKEFWHVGRDLPEGHPRRPSTAAHNVWPEEVPSFRTHTLALFNALDDAASVMLQAIAEYFGIARNTFSDMAEDGTSVLRVIHYPPLKDKFVPGAVRAAEHEDINLITLLCEGTASGLEILTRDGEWIPVDTLRGQIVVDSGDMLSRITNGVIPATTHRVVNPPSLAEDNTRYSMPFFVHPYPECVLAPLPGTVTPDKPGEPPITADAFLKQRLREIGLIK, encoded by the coding sequence ATGTCCCGAGCTCCTCGCCGCATCCCCCTCGTCAATCTGTCCCACTACCGCTCGGGCAACTCCGAGGAGCGCGCCCGCTTCGTGCGCGTGTTCGGAGAAGCCCTCCAGGAATTCGGCTTCGTCTCCGTCGAAGGCCACGGCATCGAGGATGGACTCATCCGCCGCACCTACGCGGACGTGGAGGCCTTCTTCCGCCAGGGCGACGCGGTGAAGCACCGCTACCACGTGCCCGAGTTCGGTGGGCAGCGCGGCTACACCCCCTTCGGCCGCGAGCACGCGAAGAATCGCACCGTGGGCGACCTGAAGGAGTTCTGGCACGTGGGGCGCGACCTGCCCGAGGGCCACCCGCGCCGGCCCTCCACCGCCGCCCATAACGTGTGGCCCGAGGAGGTCCCCTCCTTCCGCACCCATACGCTCGCCCTCTTCAACGCGCTCGACGACGCGGCCTCCGTGATGCTCCAGGCCATCGCCGAGTACTTCGGCATCGCGCGCAACACGTTCAGCGACATGGCCGAGGACGGCACCTCCGTGCTGCGCGTCATCCACTACCCGCCCCTCAAGGACAAGTTCGTCCCCGGCGCCGTGCGCGCCGCCGAGCACGAGGACATCAACCTCATCACCCTCCTGTGCGAGGGCACCGCGTCCGGCCTGGAGATCCTCACCCGCGATGGCGAGTGGATCCCCGTGGACACGCTGCGCGGGCAGATCGTCGTGGACTCGGGAGACATGCTCAGCCGCATCACCAACGGCGTCATCCCCGCCACCACCCACCGCGTGGTCAACCCGCCCTCGCTCGCCGAGGACAACACGCGCTACTCCATGCCCTTCTTCGTGCACCCCTATCCGGAGTGCGTGCTCGCGCCGCTGCCCGGCACCGTCACGCCCGACAAGCCGGGCGAGCCCCCCATCACCGCCGACGCCTTCCTGAAGCAGCGACTGCGGGAGATCGGCCTCATCAAGTAG
- the rplU gene encoding 50S ribosomal protein L21, which produces MYAVIRTGGKQYRVAEGDVLRIEKVTGDVGTEVTFNDILLLGGSDSPKIGQPTVSGAKVVGKILAQDKHRKVLHFRKEKEGWTRRRGHRQPYTEVKVTSISG; this is translated from the coding sequence ATGTACGCAGTCATTCGCACGGGCGGCAAGCAGTACCGCGTGGCCGAGGGCGACGTGCTCCGGATCGAGAAGGTCACGGGCGACGTCGGTACCGAGGTGACCTTCAACGACATCCTGCTGCTCGGTGGGTCCGACAGCCCGAAGATCGGGCAGCCGACCGTGTCGGGCGCGAAGGTCGTGGGCAAGATCCTCGCCCAGGACAAGCACCGCAAGGTGCTGCACTTCCGCAAGGAGAAGGAGGGCTGGACGCGCCGCCGTGGCCACCGTCAGCCCTACACCGAGGTCAAGGTTACCTCCATCTCCGGCTAG
- the rpmA gene encoding 50S ribosomal protein L27 — protein MAHKKGQGSSRNGRDSNPQYRGVKVYAGETVSAGSILVRQLGTVIHPGSNVKLGRDYTLYSTVDGVVKYERQGRDRKKVSVYPAQASA, from the coding sequence ATGGCACATAAAAAGGGACAGGGTTCTTCTCGCAACGGTCGCGACTCCAACCCGCAGTACCGGGGTGTGAAGGTGTACGCGGGCGAGACCGTGAGCGCGGGCAGCATCCTCGTGCGTCAGCTCGGTACGGTCATCCACCCCGGCAGCAACGTGAAGCTCGGGCGTGACTACACGCTCTACTCCACGGTCGACGGCGTGGTGAAGTACGAGCGTCAGGGACGGGACCGCAAGAAGGTGTCCGTCTATCCGGCTCAGGCGAGCGCCTGA
- the obgE gene encoding GTPase ObgE, translated as MKFVDEVRIQVKAGDGGNGAVAFRREKYIDRGGPNGGDGGNGGSVIFVADPQLTTLLDYRYQQHHRARNGEGGMGNDCNGRSAEDLILRVPVGTLLRDEGTGEVLADLSEAGQQVVACKGGRGGLGNMNFATSTRQTPRFAQDGTPGEERMLRLELKLLADVGLLGFPNAGKSTLISIVSRARPKIANYPFTTLVPNLGLVQYKDGLSFVMADIPGLIEGASEGVGLGHQFLRHVERCKVLVHLLDMGTETEDREPLRDFDTLNQELHKYSEELSQKPQVVALNKLDLPHAQERLEPVTRALRERGIAVFPVSCATGLGMQPLLDAVAEVLFTGRTDKLRVEPPPTKARVAKKAAPARGTGKAPAKKAAVKKAPAKKAPAEKAAAKKVPAKKAAAKKTSARKAPAKKAAVKKVPAKKAAAKKTSARKVAKKAPAKKAAAKKSPARRRRS; from the coding sequence ATGAAATTCGTTGATGAAGTCCGCATCCAGGTGAAGGCCGGAGATGGCGGCAATGGCGCCGTGGCCTTCCGCCGGGAGAAGTACATCGACCGGGGTGGCCCCAACGGCGGGGATGGCGGCAATGGAGGCTCGGTCATCTTCGTGGCCGATCCCCAGCTGACGACGCTGTTGGACTACCGCTACCAGCAGCACCACCGGGCCAGGAACGGTGAAGGCGGGATGGGCAATGACTGCAACGGCCGCTCGGCGGAGGATTTGATCCTCCGGGTGCCCGTGGGCACGCTCCTGCGCGACGAGGGGACCGGCGAGGTGTTGGCGGACCTGAGCGAGGCGGGCCAGCAGGTGGTGGCGTGCAAGGGCGGCCGGGGTGGCCTGGGCAACATGAACTTCGCCACGTCCACGCGGCAGACGCCGCGCTTCGCCCAGGACGGCACTCCCGGCGAGGAGCGCATGCTGCGGCTGGAGCTCAAGCTGTTGGCCGACGTGGGCCTGTTGGGCTTTCCCAACGCGGGCAAGAGCACGCTCATCTCCATCGTGAGCCGGGCCCGGCCGAAGATCGCCAACTATCCGTTCACGACGCTCGTCCCCAACCTGGGCCTCGTCCAGTACAAGGATGGGTTGTCCTTCGTGATGGCGGACATCCCCGGGCTCATCGAGGGTGCCAGCGAGGGCGTGGGTCTGGGCCACCAGTTCCTGCGGCACGTGGAGCGCTGCAAGGTGCTCGTGCACCTGTTGGACATGGGCACGGAGACGGAGGATCGCGAGCCGCTGCGTGACTTCGACACCCTGAACCAGGAACTGCACAAGTACAGCGAGGAGCTGTCGCAGAAGCCCCAGGTGGTCGCCCTCAACAAGCTGGACCTGCCGCATGCCCAGGAACGGCTGGAGCCAGTGACGCGGGCCCTGCGCGAGCGGGGCATCGCCGTGTTTCCGGTCTCGTGCGCCACGGGTCTGGGGATGCAGCCGCTGCTGGACGCGGTGGCCGAGGTACTCTTCACCGGGCGCACGGACAAGCTGCGGGTGGAGCCGCCGCCCACCAAGGCTCGGGTGGCGAAGAAGGCCGCTCCGGCTCGCGGAACGGGCAAGGCTCCGGCGAAGAAGGCGGCCGTGAAGAAGGCACCCGCCAAGAAGGCCCCGGCGGAGAAGGCCGCCGCGAAGAAGGTGCCCGCCAAGAAGGCCGCCGCGAAGAAGACTTCGGCCAGGAAGGCCCCGGCGAAGAAGGCGGCCGTGAAGAAGGTGCCCGCCAAGAAGGCCGCCGCGAAGAAGACTTCGGCCAGGAAGGTCGCGAAGAAGGCTCCAGCGAAGAAGGCGGCCGCGAAGAAGAGCCCGGCGCGCCGCCGGAGGTCCTGA
- a CDS encoding TrmH family RNA methyltransferase gives MAGGGPGYEKQEKAPMDPESLLLDVRREKIDRVISQRTRTFTIVLDRLEDSFNMAAVMRTCEANGLQEVHVIVNPAAPFMPNSRVGQGCDKWLDVKLYKDFASCREHLKSRGFSLYASAIREDAQSLYSLRFDSKIALIFGNERDGVSQEVLDGSDGTFWIPMRGFSQSLNISAAASACVTRAISWREEHLGRVGDLTEAEAQVLRERFYMLAVKQRRRIFKKSAPAQP, from the coding sequence ATGGCGGGCGGCGGTCCTGGTTACGAGAAGCAGGAGAAGGCTCCGATGGATCCGGAATCGCTCCTGCTCGACGTACGCAGGGAGAAGATCGACAGGGTCATCTCCCAGCGCACGCGCACCTTCACGATCGTGTTGGATCGGCTGGAGGACAGCTTCAACATGGCCGCGGTGATGCGCACCTGCGAGGCCAACGGCCTCCAGGAAGTGCACGTCATCGTCAATCCGGCGGCGCCCTTCATGCCCAACTCCCGGGTGGGGCAGGGGTGCGACAAGTGGCTCGACGTGAAGCTCTACAAGGACTTCGCCTCGTGCCGGGAGCATCTCAAGTCGCGGGGCTTTTCCCTGTACGCCTCCGCGATCCGCGAGGATGCCCAGAGCCTGTACTCCCTGCGCTTCGACTCGAAGATCGCGCTCATCTTCGGCAACGAGCGTGACGGCGTGAGCCAGGAGGTGCTGGATGGCTCGGATGGGACCTTCTGGATTCCCATGCGGGGCTTCAGCCAGAGCCTGAACATCTCCGCCGCCGCCTCGGCCTGCGTCACCCGGGCCATTTCCTGGCGCGAGGAGCACCTGGGCCGTGTAGGGGATTTGACGGAGGCCGAAGCCCAGGTCCTGCGCGAGCGCTTCTATATGCTCGCCGTGAAACAGCGGCGGCGGATCTTCAAGAAATCGGCTCCCGCCCAGCCTTGA
- a CDS encoding LolA family protein: protein MHLEMLLMTLLAAPVAAAAPAPAAPAAQAPAKQAPAPTPAAKAPEKKTAAPTPEVKDLVDRMQAFYEKTQDFTADFKQDYKYKVLRRTQSSTGKVIYKKPGLMRWEYEKPSVRTFVLAGEKVYAHDPEAQTLSVGRIDTNQLSASVTFLFGKGKLADEFSITKGDCKDCKGTLLVLDPLKEEPRFRQVRLEVDPKTAQVLKSTVVDPDGSENAIAFLNLKTNVGIDADRFKINPPEGTRIDDLTKMMQK, encoded by the coding sequence ATGCACCTCGAGATGCTGCTCATGACCCTGCTCGCCGCCCCCGTGGCGGCCGCCGCCCCGGCCCCCGCTGCCCCGGCCGCTCAGGCACCCGCGAAGCAGGCACCCGCTCCCACTCCAGCCGCCAAGGCTCCCGAGAAGAAGACGGCCGCCCCGACGCCCGAGGTGAAGGACCTGGTGGACCGGATGCAGGCCTTCTACGAGAAGACGCAGGACTTCACGGCCGACTTCAAGCAGGACTACAAGTACAAGGTCCTGCGGCGCACCCAGTCCTCGACGGGCAAGGTCATCTACAAGAAGCCTGGGCTCATGCGTTGGGAGTACGAGAAGCCCTCCGTGCGGACCTTCGTCCTGGCTGGCGAGAAGGTGTACGCGCATGACCCCGAGGCGCAGACGCTGAGCGTGGGCCGCATCGACACCAATCAATTGTCGGCCTCGGTGACGTTCCTCTTCGGCAAGGGCAAGCTCGCCGACGAGTTCTCCATCACCAAGGGCGACTGCAAGGACTGCAAGGGCACGCTGCTGGTGCTGGATCCGTTGAAGGAGGAGCCGCGCTTCCGCCAGGTGCGTCTGGAGGTGGATCCGAAGACGGCGCAGGTGCTCAAGAGCACCGTCGTGGATCCAGACGGCAGCGAGAACGCCATCGCCTTCCTGAACCTCAAGACGAACGTGGGCATCGACGCCGATCGTTTCAAGATCAACCCCCCCGAGGGCACGCGCATCGACGATCTCACGAAGATGATGCAGAAGTAG
- the rimO gene encoding 30S ribosomal protein S12 methylthiotransferase RimO encodes MTLGCPKNRVDSEVMLGTLKQRGYSLVQDPAAAEVIVVNTCAFIGPAKQESVDSILEMAELKKTGVCNTLVVTGCLSQRYGAELSKEMPEVDHFLGTSAYAQIGDLLAAEASPRQVIPDPDYIHDAQTPRENSMPSYTAYLKISEGCDNACAFCIIPTLRGGQRSRPIADVVAEARKLADQGVQELNLVAQDLTAYGHDLPGRPKLHDLLRELVKVDVKWIRLHYAYPRVFTDELIELMATEKKIARYLDMPLQHASDKLLLSMKRGRDSTFLKGLLAKLRERVPGLVMRTSMIVGLPGETEEDFELLKEFVKEQRFERLGVFQYSDEEGTAAYDYDNKVPKQTIERRWREVMAIQKRINREQNKKLVGKRIEVLVEGPSEESEHLLVGRHEGQAPEIDGQVYINDGLAYPGEFVTLEITEAHDYDLVGKVVERPNPKDRVHKPREAFPLPVVAAPR; translated from the coding sequence ATGACCCTCGGCTGCCCGAAGAACCGGGTGGACTCCGAGGTGATGCTCGGCACGCTCAAGCAGCGGGGCTACTCGCTGGTGCAGGATCCCGCCGCGGCCGAGGTCATCGTCGTCAACACCTGCGCCTTCATCGGTCCCGCCAAGCAGGAGTCCGTGGACTCCATCCTGGAGATGGCCGAGCTCAAGAAGACGGGCGTGTGCAACACGCTCGTCGTCACCGGCTGTCTGTCCCAGCGCTACGGCGCCGAGCTCTCCAAGGAAATGCCCGAGGTGGATCACTTCCTCGGCACGAGCGCCTACGCGCAGATTGGCGATCTGCTCGCCGCCGAGGCCAGCCCCCGGCAGGTGATTCCGGATCCCGACTACATCCACGACGCGCAGACGCCGCGTGAGAACTCGATGCCGTCGTACACGGCCTATCTGAAGATCTCCGAGGGCTGTGACAACGCGTGCGCCTTCTGCATCATCCCCACGCTGCGCGGCGGCCAGCGCTCGCGCCCCATCGCGGACGTGGTGGCCGAGGCCCGGAAGCTCGCGGATCAGGGAGTGCAGGAGCTGAACCTGGTGGCGCAGGATCTCACGGCCTACGGCCACGATCTGCCCGGGCGCCCGAAGCTGCACGACCTGCTGCGCGAGCTGGTGAAGGTGGACGTGAAGTGGATCCGCCTGCACTACGCCTACCCGCGCGTCTTCACCGATGAGCTCATCGAGCTGATGGCCACGGAGAAGAAGATCGCCCGCTACCTGGACATGCCGCTGCAGCACGCGAGCGACAAGCTGCTCCTGTCGATGAAGCGCGGCCGGGACTCGACGTTCCTCAAGGGACTGCTCGCCAAGCTGCGCGAGCGGGTGCCAGGGCTCGTCATGCGCACCTCGATGATCGTCGGCCTGCCGGGCGAGACCGAGGAGGACTTCGAGCTGCTCAAGGAGTTCGTCAAGGAGCAGCGTTTCGAGCGGCTGGGCGTGTTCCAGTACTCGGACGAGGAAGGCACCGCGGCGTACGACTACGACAACAAGGTCCCCAAGCAGACCATCGAGCGGCGGTGGCGCGAGGTGATGGCCATCCAGAAGCGCATCAACCGCGAGCAGAACAAGAAGCTCGTGGGCAAGCGCATCGAAGTGCTGGTGGAGGGCCCGAGCGAGGAGTCCGAGCACCTGCTGGTGGGCCGTCACGAGGGCCAAGCGCCGGAGATCGACGGACAGGTCTACATCAACGACGGCCTCGCCTACCCGGGCGAGTTCGTCACGTTGGAGATCACCGAGGCGCACGACTACGACCTGGTGGGCAAGGTGGTCGAGCGCCCCAACCCGAAGGACCGCGTGCACAAGCCGCGCGAGGCCTTCCCGCTGCCCGTGGTGGCGGCGCCCCGCTAA
- a CDS encoding YajQ family cyclic di-GMP-binding protein: MPSFDVVSKIDLAELDNAVNQAKKEISTRYDFQGAQADIVLAPDKQSLTVKANSEDRVQTAKEVLLAKLAKRGISLNALEYEPIEKTGLSNVKQLIKLQQGIPVEKSKELVKLLKDAKLKVQGSIQADQLRVTGKNKDDLQAAIALFRKEQDKLKLDMQFTNFRD, translated from the coding sequence ATGCCTTCTTTCGACGTCGTCTCCAAAATCGACCTTGCCGAGCTCGACAACGCCGTCAACCAGGCCAAGAAGGAGATTTCCACCCGCTACGACTTCCAGGGCGCGCAGGCGGACATCGTGCTCGCCCCGGACAAGCAGTCGCTCACGGTGAAGGCCAATAGCGAGGATCGGGTCCAGACGGCCAAGGAAGTCCTGCTGGCCAAGCTCGCCAAGCGCGGCATCTCCCTCAACGCGCTGGAGTACGAGCCCATCGAGAAGACGGGCCTGTCCAACGTGAAGCAGCTCATCAAGCTGCAGCAGGGCATTCCGGTGGAGAAGTCCAAGGAGCTGGTGAAGTTGCTCAAGGACGCCAAGCTCAAGGTCCAGGGCTCCATCCAGGCGGATCAGCTCCGGGTGACGGGCAAGAACAAGGATGATCTCCAGGCGGCCATCGCCCTGTTCCGCAAGGAGCAGGACAAGCTGAAGCTGGACATGCAGTTCACCAATTTCCGGGACTAA
- a CDS encoding ribonuclease J, with product MLHVIPLGGLGEIGLNAMVVACRGEILLIDCGLMFPPAGHLGVDIVVPDFAHLRKNAALVQGILLTHGHEDHIGALPFLLSEVPVPVYGTRFTLGMVRHRLNELGVEADLREIEPRHPFRLGQHFTVEASRVTHTVPDAVGYILRTPEGTLIHTGDFKLDPDPIDGLRTDLERWGELGDEGVLCLLSDSTNSERTHETGSEREVERTFERLFQDVKGRIVVGMFASHLHRVRHVLELARKLERSVVLMGRSMARNIEMARELGYLPGISDSHFVPVEHAALLPPERTLVLATGSQAEPRAGLSQLASGEGSLRLGPGDLVVLSARAIPGNERAVSALIDQFLWRGVRVVYPETEPGVHVSGHASQPQQRRVLDLVRPRNFVPIHGELHHLHRHLATAKEAGLAPEQLLLAQDGDLLLFEEGRGRFAGSVPAGRVYRDRFGQGVVTQDILQERTRLAETGLIVAAIVIDRSSLQLMSGPQLTGQGLNLDEQALLPRVAQDAREFFLEMSRELRGDDARVREELVKGVRRAFRLHSAKRPVVVPMVLKV from the coding sequence ATGCTCCACGTCATACCCTTGGGCGGGCTCGGAGAGATCGGCCTCAACGCGATGGTCGTCGCCTGCCGTGGGGAGATACTCCTCATCGACTGCGGGTTGATGTTCCCTCCGGCCGGCCACCTGGGTGTGGACATCGTCGTCCCGGACTTCGCCCACCTGCGCAAGAACGCCGCCCTGGTCCAGGGCATCCTCCTCACCCATGGGCACGAGGATCACATCGGGGCCCTGCCCTTCCTGCTCTCGGAGGTGCCCGTCCCGGTCTATGGCACCCGCTTCACCCTGGGCATGGTGCGCCACCGGCTCAATGAGCTGGGCGTGGAGGCGGACCTGAGGGAGATCGAGCCCCGCCACCCCTTCCGCCTGGGGCAGCACTTCACCGTGGAGGCCAGCCGGGTCACCCACACGGTGCCGGACGCGGTGGGCTACATCCTCCGCACGCCCGAGGGCACGCTCATCCACACCGGCGACTTCAAGCTGGATCCCGACCCCATCGACGGGCTGCGCACGGACCTGGAGCGCTGGGGCGAGCTGGGAGACGAGGGCGTGCTCTGCCTCTTGTCCGACTCCACCAACTCCGAGCGCACCCACGAGACGGGCAGCGAGCGCGAGGTGGAGCGGACCTTCGAGCGGCTCTTCCAGGATGTGAAGGGCCGCATCGTGGTGGGCATGTTCGCCTCTCACCTGCATCGCGTCCGCCACGTGCTGGAGCTGGCCCGGAAGCTGGAGCGCAGCGTGGTGCTGATGGGGCGCAGCATGGCGCGCAACATCGAGATGGCGCGCGAGCTTGGCTATCTGCCCGGCATCTCGGATTCCCACTTCGTGCCCGTCGAGCATGCCGCCCTGCTGCCTCCCGAGCGCACGCTGGTGCTGGCCACGGGTTCCCAGGCCGAGCCCCGCGCGGGGCTGTCCCAGCTCGCCTCGGGGGAGGGTTCCCTGCGCCTGGGCCCCGGGGATCTGGTCGTCCTGAGCGCCCGCGCGATCCCCGGCAACGAGCGCGCCGTGTCCGCGTTGATCGACCAGTTCCTCTGGCGGGGAGTCCGCGTCGTCTACCCGGAGACGGAGCCCGGAGTGCACGTGTCCGGCCACGCGAGCCAACCCCAGCAGCGGCGCGTCCTGGACCTGGTGCGCCCGAGGAACTTCGTCCCCATCCACGGAGAGCTGCACCACCTGCACCGCCACCTGGCCACGGCGAAGGAGGCGGGGCTCGCGCCGGAACAACTCCTGCTGGCCCAGGATGGAGACCTGCTCCTCTTCGAGGAGGGCCGGGGCCGCTTCGCGGGGAGCGTTCCCGCGGGCCGCGTGTACCGGGACCGCTTCGGACAGGGGGTGGTGACGCAGGATATCCTCCAGGAGCGCACCCGGTTGGCGGAGACGGGTCTGATCGTGGCGGCGATCGTCATCGACCGCTCGAGCCTCCAGTTGATGTCTGGCCCCCAGCTGACCGGGCAGGGGCTCAACCTGGACGAGCAGGCCCTGCTGCCCCGGGTGGCCCAGGACGCCCGGGAGTTCTTCCTGGAGATGTCCCGGGAACTCCGGGGGGATGACGCCCGGGTGAGGGAGGAGTTGGTGAAGGGAGTGCGCCGGGCCTTCCGACTCCACAGCGCCAAGCGGCCCGTGGTGGTGCCGATGGTCCTCAAGGTGTGA
- a CDS encoding SDR family oxidoreductase has translation MSTLQGKTLFITGASRGIGLAIALRAARDGANIVIAAKTAEPHPKLPGTIHSAAEEVEKAGGKALPLMVDIRHEDQVHAAVKQTVERFGGIDILVNNASAISLTGTLQTPMKKFDLMFGVNVRGTYATTQACLPELLKGKNPHVLTLSPPLNMKPKWFENHVAYTMAKYGMSMCVLGMAEEFRGQGVAFNALWPRTTIATAAVNMLGGQDMMEASRTPEIMADAAYAILTRDSRSCTGNFFLDEDLLREAGETNFDKYLVKPGTQPLPDFFID, from the coding sequence GTGAGCACGCTCCAGGGAAAGACCCTCTTCATCACCGGCGCGAGCCGGGGTATCGGCCTCGCCATCGCCCTGCGCGCGGCGCGGGATGGCGCCAACATCGTCATCGCCGCCAAGACGGCCGAGCCCCACCCGAAGCTGCCCGGCACCATCCACTCGGCCGCCGAGGAGGTCGAGAAGGCGGGCGGCAAGGCGCTGCCGCTCATGGTGGACATCCGCCACGAGGACCAGGTGCACGCCGCCGTGAAGCAGACGGTGGAGCGCTTTGGCGGCATCGACATCCTGGTGAACAACGCCAGCGCCATCAGCCTGACGGGCACGCTGCAGACGCCCATGAAGAAGTTCGACCTGATGTTTGGCGTCAACGTGCGTGGCACCTACGCCACCACCCAGGCATGTCTGCCCGAGCTGCTCAAGGGCAAGAACCCGCACGTGCTCACGCTCTCGCCGCCGCTCAACATGAAGCCCAAGTGGTTCGAGAACCACGTGGCCTACACCATGGCCAAGTATGGCATGAGCATGTGCGTGCTCGGTATGGCCGAGGAGTTCCGGGGACAGGGCGTGGCCTTCAACGCGCTCTGGCCGCGCACCACCATCGCCACCGCCGCGGTCAACATGCTCGGTGGCCAGGACATGATGGAGGCCAGCCGCACTCCGGAGATCATGGCCGACGCGGCGTACGCCATCCTCACGCGGGACAGCCGCTCGTGCACTGGCAACTTCTTCCTCGACGAGGACCTGCTGCGTGAGGCTGGGGAGACGAACTTCGACAAGTACCTCGTCAAGCCGGGCACCCAGCCCCTGCCGGACTTCTTCATCGACTGA